A window of the Lactuca sativa cultivar Salinas chromosome 7, Lsat_Salinas_v11, whole genome shotgun sequence genome harbors these coding sequences:
- the LOC111905023 gene encoding vacuolar protein sorting-associated protein 54, chloroplastic isoform X1, whose protein sequence is MDPKPSPRSGRFAPINRHNSTPSSLLSKSLSDASTQNLSSILNNPHVSDGSWVGWWSSSTAVQVAEFAPPSANKTPGLEITRSDFTSYLSSISDHHSRFEDIRNHSNKESRDADAIDHHERAGEALVACLREVPSLYFKEDFALEDGATFRAASPFSTIAENTVLQEKLSQYLDVVELHLVKEISLRSNSFFEAQGQLEDLNLKIVEGCSRIRELKETIRLLDVDLVDSARQIQELNHTRSDMLALQEKLRLILYVNQSLAALKLLVASADCAGALDVTDDLKHFLDGDQLTGLHCFRHLEDHVAAAIDSVNRLVSTSFIYLFILLEFSVVTCIIYFCSILSTEFLRASINDSGDKDVVILTKAKAKMTPLGNGEDNEVNLHEEDTSSFHDRLLPLIIGLLRTAKLPTVLRIYRDTVTSDMKTAIKSVVAELLPVLLARPLDSDFKSNDRIVDSDGGGSSLASKLRSLSSESFVQLLGTIFKIVQAHLLRAAEVKKAIEWIMSNLDGHYAADSVAAAIAHGALNSENAPLGDSQSGSFPRNSIKVSPIQPKSNDATSPSNLSKNFRADVLRENTEAVFAACDAAHGRWAKLLGVRALLHPRLRLQEFLQIYNVSQEFVTATEKIGGRLGYSIRGTLQSQAKAFVDFQHESRMTKLKAVLDQETWVEVDVPNEFQGIVDSLFSLESIGVGDSDDKSYNEQAVDGIVDTTGQVNNVKTKNEHGKSGAHLISFRGVGYHMVNCGLILLKMLSEYIDMNAVLPALSSEVIHRVLEMLKFFNTRACQLVLGAGAMQVSGLKSITSKHLALASQVVSFVHAIIPEIRRILFLKVPETRKVMLLSEIERVSQDYKVHRDEIHTKLVQIMRERLLVHLRGLPQIIETWNRSDETDVQPSQFAKSLTKEVGYLQRVLSRTLHEADVQEIFKEVTIIFDIQISDAFSHVDITNQQIKTRLNCDIQHILGCIRSLPSAKLSSESGAPLAGQLESLVQKISAEAADQ, encoded by the exons ATGGATCCAAAGCCTTCCCCCAGATCGGGAAGGTTCGCCCCTATTAATCGACATAATTCTACCCCTTCCTCCTTGCTATCGAAATCACTTTCCGATGCAAGTACCCAAAACTTATCCTCCATCCTCAACAACCCACATGTCTCCGACGGCTCTTGGGTCGGTTGGTGGTCGTCTTCAACTGCTGTACAAGTCGCTGAATTTGCTCCTCCTTCCGCCAACAAAACCCCTGGTTTAGAAATAACTAGATCCGATTTCACATCATATTTATCCTCAATCTCCGATCACCATAGCCGTTTCGAAGACATTCGGAACCATTCAAACAAGGAGAGCAGGGATGCGGATGCCATTGATCACCATGAGAGGGCAGGGGAAGCTCTCGTTGCGTGTTTGCGGGAAGTTCCTTCATTGTATTTCAAGGAGGATTTTGCACTCGAAGATGGAGCAACTTTCAGGGCGGCTAGCCCGTTCTCTACTATCGCTGAGAACACCgtgttacaagaaaagttgtCTCAGTACTTGGATGTGGTCGAGCTTCATTTGGTTAAGGAGATCTCGCTGCGTTCCAATTCGTTTTTTGAAGCACAGGGTCAGTTAGAAGATTTGAATCTTAAGATTGTTGAAGGGTGTAGTCGGATCCGGGAATTGAAGGAGACGATTAGGCTTTTGGATGTAGATTTAGTGGATTCAGCTCGCCAAATTCAGGAGTTAAATCATACCCGGAGCGATATGTTGGCACTGCAGGAGAAGCTTAGGCTAATATTATACGTTAACCAATCTCTTGCTGCTCTTAAGTTG CTTGTTGCATCTGCTGATTGTGCGGGAGCTTTAGACGTGACTGATGATTTGAAGCATTTTCTG GATGGGGATCAATTAACTGGCCTACATTGTTTTCGTCACCTTGAGGATCATGTAGCTGCTGCAATAGATTCTGTAAATAGGTTAGTATCCacatcatttatttatttatttattcttttagaattctCTGTTGTGActtgtattatttatttttgtagcaTTCTTTCAACAGAGTTTTTGCGTGCATCTATCAATGATTCTGGAGATAAGGATGTGGTTATATTAACTAAAGCAAAAGCAAAGATGACCCCACTGGGAAATGGAGAAGATAATGAA GTAAACTTGCATGAAGAAGACACCTCAAGCTTCCATGATCGACTTTTACCTCTTATTATTGGCTTACTTAGAACT GCAAAACTTCCAACTGTTTTGAGAATATATCGCGATACAGTTACATCTGACATGAAAACTGCTATAAAATCGGTTGTTGCAGAGCTGCTTCCTGTTCTTCTTGCAAGACCTttagactctgattttaaatcaaACGATCGAATTGTTGATTCAGATG GTGGAGGCTCATCACTTGCAAGTAAGTTAAGAAGCTTGTCTTCTGAAAGCTTTGTTCAACTTCTTGGCACCATTTTCAAGATTGTACAG GCACACTTACTTCGAGCTGCTGAAGTTAAAAAAGCCATTGAATGGATAATGTCCAATCTTGATGGTCATTATGCTGCTGATTCAGTTGCTGCTGCAATTGCTCATGGTGCTTTAAATTCCGAAAATGCCCCTCTGGGTGATTCTCAGTCTGGATCCTTTCCTAGGAATTCTATCAAGGTGTCCCCAATCCAACCAAAATCAAACGATGCCACAAGTCCCTCaaatttatcaaaaaatttcaG aGCTGATGTATTGAGAGAAAACACAGAAGCAGTGTTTGCAGCTTGTGATGCAGCTCATGGAAGATGGGCAAAACTTCTTGGTGTGCGTGCTCTTTTGCATCCAAGGCTAAGGCTTCAAgagtttttacaaatatataacGTGTCACAAGAATTTGTTACTGCAACAGAGAAG ATTGGTGGAAGGTTGGGATATAGCATCCGTGGAACATTACAGTCTCAAGCCAAAGCTTTTGTTGATTTCCAACATGAATCTCGG ATGACAAAACTGAAAGCAGTGCTTGATCAAGAAACATGGGTTGAAGTAGATGTGCCTAATGAATTCCAGGGAATTGTGGATTCCCTTTTCAGCTTGGAATCTATAGGAGTTGGTGATTCCGATGATAAAAGCTACAATGAACAGGCTGTTGATGGAATTGTGGATACCACTGGACAG GTTAATAATGTTAAAACAAAGAATGAACATGGAAAATCTGGTGCTCATTTGATCTCATTCAGAGGTGTTGGGTACCACATGGTAAACTG TGGGTTAATCTTGTTGAAGATGTTATCAGAGTACATTGATATGAATGCTGTTTTGCCAGCACTTTCATCTGAAGTTATTCATCGTGTTCTTGAAATGTTGAAATTTTTCAACACAAGGGCTTGTCAGCTTGTTCTTGGTGCTGGTGCCATGCAg GTGTCTGGTTTAAAGTCGATTACATCAAAACATCTGGCATTGGCAAGTCAGGTTGTGAGTTTTGTGCATGCTATTATCCCTG aAATTAGGAGGATTCTTTTCCTGAAAGTACCTGAGACACGAAAAGTAATGCTGTTATCAGAAATTGAACGCGTATCACAG GATTATAAAGTGCATAGAGATGAGATACATACAAAACTGGTGCAAATAATGAGGGAAAGGCTGTTAGTTCATCTTCGTGGATTACCTCAAATTATTGAAACATGGAATCgatcagatgaaactgatgtACAACCCAGTCAGTTTGCTAAATCCCTCACCAag GAAGTTGGATATCTTCAACGTGTGCTTTCACGAACTTTGCATGAAGCTGATGTTCAAGAAATATTCAA AGAAGTGACAATCATCTTTGACATACAAATATCTGATGCTTTTTCACACGTGGATATTACCAATCAACAAATAAAGACCAG GCTGAATTGTGATATCCAGCATATCCTTGGATGCATAAGATCATTGCCATCAGCCAAGTTAAGTAGTGAGTCGGGGGCCCCACTTGCAGGTCAACTTGAGTCTTTGGTCCAAAAAATATCTGCTGAAGCTGCTGATCAATAa
- the LOC111905023 gene encoding vacuolar protein sorting-associated protein 54, chloroplastic isoform X2, whose protein sequence is MDPKPSPRSGRFAPINRHNSTPSSLLSKSLSDASTQNLSSILNNPHVSDGSWVGWWSSSTAVQVAEFAPPSANKTPGLEITRSDFTSYLSSISDHHSRFEDIRNHSNKESRDADAIDHHERAGEALVACLREVPSLYFKEDFALEDGATFRAASPFSTIAENTVLQEKLSQYLDVVELHLVKEISLRSNSFFEAQGQLEDLNLKIVEGCSRIRELKETIRLLDVDLVDSARQIQELNHTRSDMLALQEKLRLILYVNQSLAALKLLVASADCAGALDVTDDLKHFLDGDQLTGLHCFRHLEDHVAAAIDSVNSILSTEFLRASINDSGDKDVVILTKAKAKMTPLGNGEDNEVNLHEEDTSSFHDRLLPLIIGLLRTAKLPTVLRIYRDTVTSDMKTAIKSVVAELLPVLLARPLDSDFKSNDRIVDSDGGGSSLASKLRSLSSESFVQLLGTIFKIVQAHLLRAAEVKKAIEWIMSNLDGHYAADSVAAAIAHGALNSENAPLGDSQSGSFPRNSIKVSPIQPKSNDATSPSNLSKNFRADVLRENTEAVFAACDAAHGRWAKLLGVRALLHPRLRLQEFLQIYNVSQEFVTATEKIGGRLGYSIRGTLQSQAKAFVDFQHESRMTKLKAVLDQETWVEVDVPNEFQGIVDSLFSLESIGVGDSDDKSYNEQAVDGIVDTTGQVNNVKTKNEHGKSGAHLISFRGVGYHMVNCGLILLKMLSEYIDMNAVLPALSSEVIHRVLEMLKFFNTRACQLVLGAGAMQVSGLKSITSKHLALASQVVSFVHAIIPEIRRILFLKVPETRKVMLLSEIERVSQDYKVHRDEIHTKLVQIMRERLLVHLRGLPQIIETWNRSDETDVQPSQFAKSLTKEVGYLQRVLSRTLHEADVQEIFKEVTIIFDIQISDAFSHVDITNQQIKTRLNCDIQHILGCIRSLPSAKLSSESGAPLAGQLESLVQKISAEAADQ, encoded by the exons ATGGATCCAAAGCCTTCCCCCAGATCGGGAAGGTTCGCCCCTATTAATCGACATAATTCTACCCCTTCCTCCTTGCTATCGAAATCACTTTCCGATGCAAGTACCCAAAACTTATCCTCCATCCTCAACAACCCACATGTCTCCGACGGCTCTTGGGTCGGTTGGTGGTCGTCTTCAACTGCTGTACAAGTCGCTGAATTTGCTCCTCCTTCCGCCAACAAAACCCCTGGTTTAGAAATAACTAGATCCGATTTCACATCATATTTATCCTCAATCTCCGATCACCATAGCCGTTTCGAAGACATTCGGAACCATTCAAACAAGGAGAGCAGGGATGCGGATGCCATTGATCACCATGAGAGGGCAGGGGAAGCTCTCGTTGCGTGTTTGCGGGAAGTTCCTTCATTGTATTTCAAGGAGGATTTTGCACTCGAAGATGGAGCAACTTTCAGGGCGGCTAGCCCGTTCTCTACTATCGCTGAGAACACCgtgttacaagaaaagttgtCTCAGTACTTGGATGTGGTCGAGCTTCATTTGGTTAAGGAGATCTCGCTGCGTTCCAATTCGTTTTTTGAAGCACAGGGTCAGTTAGAAGATTTGAATCTTAAGATTGTTGAAGGGTGTAGTCGGATCCGGGAATTGAAGGAGACGATTAGGCTTTTGGATGTAGATTTAGTGGATTCAGCTCGCCAAATTCAGGAGTTAAATCATACCCGGAGCGATATGTTGGCACTGCAGGAGAAGCTTAGGCTAATATTATACGTTAACCAATCTCTTGCTGCTCTTAAGTTG CTTGTTGCATCTGCTGATTGTGCGGGAGCTTTAGACGTGACTGATGATTTGAAGCATTTTCTG GATGGGGATCAATTAACTGGCCTACATTGTTTTCGTCACCTTGAGGATCATGTAGCTGCTGCAATAGATTCTGTAAATAG caTTCTTTCAACAGAGTTTTTGCGTGCATCTATCAATGATTCTGGAGATAAGGATGTGGTTATATTAACTAAAGCAAAAGCAAAGATGACCCCACTGGGAAATGGAGAAGATAATGAA GTAAACTTGCATGAAGAAGACACCTCAAGCTTCCATGATCGACTTTTACCTCTTATTATTGGCTTACTTAGAACT GCAAAACTTCCAACTGTTTTGAGAATATATCGCGATACAGTTACATCTGACATGAAAACTGCTATAAAATCGGTTGTTGCAGAGCTGCTTCCTGTTCTTCTTGCAAGACCTttagactctgattttaaatcaaACGATCGAATTGTTGATTCAGATG GTGGAGGCTCATCACTTGCAAGTAAGTTAAGAAGCTTGTCTTCTGAAAGCTTTGTTCAACTTCTTGGCACCATTTTCAAGATTGTACAG GCACACTTACTTCGAGCTGCTGAAGTTAAAAAAGCCATTGAATGGATAATGTCCAATCTTGATGGTCATTATGCTGCTGATTCAGTTGCTGCTGCAATTGCTCATGGTGCTTTAAATTCCGAAAATGCCCCTCTGGGTGATTCTCAGTCTGGATCCTTTCCTAGGAATTCTATCAAGGTGTCCCCAATCCAACCAAAATCAAACGATGCCACAAGTCCCTCaaatttatcaaaaaatttcaG aGCTGATGTATTGAGAGAAAACACAGAAGCAGTGTTTGCAGCTTGTGATGCAGCTCATGGAAGATGGGCAAAACTTCTTGGTGTGCGTGCTCTTTTGCATCCAAGGCTAAGGCTTCAAgagtttttacaaatatataacGTGTCACAAGAATTTGTTACTGCAACAGAGAAG ATTGGTGGAAGGTTGGGATATAGCATCCGTGGAACATTACAGTCTCAAGCCAAAGCTTTTGTTGATTTCCAACATGAATCTCGG ATGACAAAACTGAAAGCAGTGCTTGATCAAGAAACATGGGTTGAAGTAGATGTGCCTAATGAATTCCAGGGAATTGTGGATTCCCTTTTCAGCTTGGAATCTATAGGAGTTGGTGATTCCGATGATAAAAGCTACAATGAACAGGCTGTTGATGGAATTGTGGATACCACTGGACAG GTTAATAATGTTAAAACAAAGAATGAACATGGAAAATCTGGTGCTCATTTGATCTCATTCAGAGGTGTTGGGTACCACATGGTAAACTG TGGGTTAATCTTGTTGAAGATGTTATCAGAGTACATTGATATGAATGCTGTTTTGCCAGCACTTTCATCTGAAGTTATTCATCGTGTTCTTGAAATGTTGAAATTTTTCAACACAAGGGCTTGTCAGCTTGTTCTTGGTGCTGGTGCCATGCAg GTGTCTGGTTTAAAGTCGATTACATCAAAACATCTGGCATTGGCAAGTCAGGTTGTGAGTTTTGTGCATGCTATTATCCCTG aAATTAGGAGGATTCTTTTCCTGAAAGTACCTGAGACACGAAAAGTAATGCTGTTATCAGAAATTGAACGCGTATCACAG GATTATAAAGTGCATAGAGATGAGATACATACAAAACTGGTGCAAATAATGAGGGAAAGGCTGTTAGTTCATCTTCGTGGATTACCTCAAATTATTGAAACATGGAATCgatcagatgaaactgatgtACAACCCAGTCAGTTTGCTAAATCCCTCACCAag GAAGTTGGATATCTTCAACGTGTGCTTTCACGAACTTTGCATGAAGCTGATGTTCAAGAAATATTCAA AGAAGTGACAATCATCTTTGACATACAAATATCTGATGCTTTTTCACACGTGGATATTACCAATCAACAAATAAAGACCAG GCTGAATTGTGATATCCAGCATATCCTTGGATGCATAAGATCATTGCCATCAGCCAAGTTAAGTAGTGAGTCGGGGGCCCCACTTGCAGGTCAACTTGAGTCTTTGGTCCAAAAAATATCTGCTGAAGCTGCTGATCAATAa